The following coding sequences are from one Remersonia thermophila strain ATCC 22073 chromosome 2, whole genome shotgun sequence window:
- a CDS encoding 40S ribosomal protein uS17 — MAAELTVQSERAFQKQPHINLVSKTKVKSARPGKGGRRWYKDVGLGFRTPKAAIEGQYIDKKCPFTGLVSIRGRILTGRVVSTKMHRTIIVRREYLHYIPKYNRYEKRHKNLAAHVSPAFRVEEGDWVTVGQCRPLSKTVRFNVLRVLPRTGKAVKKFSKF; from the exons ATGGCGGCCGAACTCACAGTCCAGAGCGAGAGGGCGTTCCAGAAGCAGCCTCACA TCAACCTTGTCAGCAAGACCAAGGTCAAGTCTGCCCGCCCGGGCAAGGGTGGCCGGAGATGGTACAAGgacgtcggcctgggctTCCGGACGCCCAAGGCGGCCATTGAGGGCCAGTACATCG ACAAGAAGTGCCCCTTCACCGGTCTCGTCTCGATCCGCGGCCGCATCCTGacgggccgcgtcgtctcGACCAAGATGCACCGCACCATCATCGTCCGCCGCGAGTACCTCCACTACATCCCCAAGTACAACCGTTACGAGAAGCGCCACaagaacctcgccgcccacgtcTCGCCCGCGTTCCGTGTTGAGGAGGGTGACTGGGTTACCGTCGGCCAGTGCAGGCCTCTGAGCAAGACT GTGCGTTTCAACGTTCTCCGCGTGCTTCCCCGGACCGGcaaggccgtcaagaagTTCAGCAAGTTCTAG